One Sciurus carolinensis chromosome 10, mSciCar1.2, whole genome shotgun sequence genomic window carries:
- the LOC124994195 gene encoding phosphatidylinositol N-acetylglucosaminyltransferase subunit C-like, translated as MTCAQPVTSSKAAKWQKVLYERQPFPDNYVDPRFLEELRKNIYARKYQYWAVVFESSVVIQQLCSVCVFVVIWWYMDQGLLAPHWLFGTGLASSLMGYVLFDLIDGGQGRRKSGRTRWADLKSALVFIAFTYGFSPVLKTLTESVSTDTIYAMSVLMLLGHLIFFDYGANAAIVSSTLSLNMAIFASVCLASRLPRSLHAFIMVTFAIQIFALWPMLQKKLKASTPRSYVGVTLLFAFSALGGLLSISAVGAILFALLLVSISFLCPFYLIRLQLFKENIHGPWDEAEIKEDLSRFLS; from the coding sequence ATGACGTGCGCCCAACCTGTAACTAGCAGCAAGGCGGCCAAGTGGCAGAAGGTCCTGTACGAGCGACAGCCCTTCCCTGATAACTACGTGGACCCGCGGTTCCTGGAAGAGCTCCGGAAAAACATCTACGCCCGCAAATACCAATACTGGGCTGTGGTCTTTGAGTCCAGTGTGGTGATACAACAGCTGTGCAGCGTCTGTGTTTTCGTGGTCATCTGGTGGTATATGGACCAGGGTCTTCTGGCCCCGCACTGGCTCTTTGGCACTGGCCTGGCATCTTCACTGATGGGTTACGTTCTGTTCGATCTCATTGATGGAGgccaagggaggaggaagagcggGCGGACCCGGTGGGCTGACCTGAAGAGCGCGCTGGTCTTCATTGCTTTTACTTACGGTTTTTCACCAGTGCTGAAGACCCTGACGGAGTCCGTCAGCACTGACACCATCTATGCCATGTCGGTCCTGATGCTACTGGGCCACCTCATCTTCTTTGACTATGGGGCCAATGCTGCCATTGTATCCAGCACACTGTCCTTGAACATGGCCATCTTTGCTTCTGTCTGCCTGGCCTCACGTCTTCCTCGGTCCCTGCATGCCTTCATCATGGTGACATTTGCCATCCAGATTTTTGCTCTGTGGCCCATGTTACAGAAGAAACTGAAGGCCAGTACTCCCCGCAGCTACGTGGGGGTCACACTGCTTTTTGCCTTTTCAGCCTTGGGAGGCCTGCTGTCCATCAGTGCTGTGGGAGCCATACTCTTTGCCCTTCTGCTGGTTTCCATCTCATTTCTCTGCCCTTTCTACCTCATTCGTCTGcagctttttaaagaaaacattcatgGACCTTGGGATGaagctgaaatcaaagaagactTGTCCAGGTTCCTCAGCTAA